A stretch of the Acanthopagrus latus isolate v.2019 chromosome 9, fAcaLat1.1, whole genome shotgun sequence genome encodes the following:
- the c9h2orf49 gene encoding ashwin has product MATSTGQDGQADGASKLDLLLHPELLSQDFMQLLLSEKRVSTRDCESRDQLTELYLRHVIPLPQRSLPNTRWGKRMEKSQGRQTPAHLLKSNSSNDHNRKRPLIVFDGSSSHSGPIKVKKPEGTTVPTGVTDRLKPPPVANLSNPIRKLSANTSSTSSPNHRSNDTDTNLKRGANSSESVTSPEVKKKIQHVTWP; this is encoded by the exons ATGGCGACCTCCACGGGACAAGATGGACAGGCTGATGGTGCCTCTAAATTGGATCTTTTACTGCACCCTGAGCTGTTGTCTCAAGACTTTATGCAGCTGCTCTTGAGTGAG AAACGTGTCAGCACCAGGGACTGTGAGAGTCGGGACCAGCTCACAGAGCTGTACCTCAGGCATGTTATCCCGCTGCCGCAGAGGAGCCTGCCCAACACCCGCTGGGGCAAGAGGATGGAGAAGAGCCAGGGGAGACAGACACCAGCTCATCTACTCAAGTCAAA CTCCAGTAACGACCACAATAGGAAAAGGCCTCTGATTGTGTTTGATGGCAGTTCCTCTCACTCTGGCccaataaaagtaaagaaaccagaggGAACCACCGTGCCGACAGGAGTCACTGACAGGTTAAAACCTCCCCCTGTTGCAAACCTGTCCAACCCCATTCGCAAGCTGTCTGCAAACACATCGTCCACCTCTTCACCCAATCATCGCAGCAacgacacagacacaaacctgAAACGGGGAGCAAACAGCTCG gagTCAGTGACGTCTCCAGAGGTAAAGAAAAAGATCCAGCATGTGACATggccctga